The following nucleotide sequence is from Parambassis ranga chromosome 21, fParRan2.1, whole genome shotgun sequence.
TGTCTGCAGGTAAATAAGTTAAGTTCATTATTTGGCAGACCTGTTTTTGCCACAATTGCATTCCCTCCAGAATAATTGAGTTACAGGTGTGAAAGTTAAAATTGTGAGCTAAATGAAATCAAATTATATACTGTACTTGAAAGAATTTCTGTCCACTGTTAGGATACCTCAGTACATAGATGCTGTATGTGTTAGGTTCTTTGCTAATTCTTGTTAAACTTTACCTAAACACCAACGGTCTTGTCCACAGTCATCATTAAGGCACCTTGATAGAGCAGATAACCAGAGAGAATAAACAGCTAGTTCTCCCTCACACCTTCAAGATAACTGCGCataagacaaaaagaaaaaaacaacactgtgtgCTCTTTGCTCATGTCCCTTGCATGTGCTGTGAAAGACAAGTGTTTCTGGGTAAACATATTTCTAGCTgtaaacataacaaaaacaaaccaccctctgatttttttatttgaatgtgaAGGGTGGAAAGAGATATGAGGCACAAGTACAGCGCAAAATGCAAAGAAATATGAcaattataaaaatatttttcaacAAAACAGTGTGACTGCAAATCTGGATAGTCAATTTcatacacaaaaaacaaattgtGTAGATAATCTGTACAATTTTGAAACACCTGTGCCAACAACCTGAAGTATTTATGCTTTCTAGCTTTAGTTTTGCAGCCTTCATGTACATGTGGTCTTGAGTTTGTAAACATGGCAGCAGAAGTTGGTGTTTATTTGTTCAATATGAACAATTGTGTCTTTGTCAAAGAACAACTTGTGTTGATAcgtctagaaaaaaaaagagcatacATAAATCCCTACACAGACAGGCTGTGGCTGTTTCTATAGTCATGTCAACTCACCTCATCCCACAGTTCAGCCAGATCAATCTGCCGCTGTAACTGTCCGCTCAGGTTGTCATGCAGTCGGATGTGAGctcttccttctccctcctcgCCGTTAGTTATCACTATGGCCAAAAGGTCAAGCTCATCCTCATACTCCATCAAACGGATAGTCTGCATGTTAATCAAttaatgaaaacaaatcagACACATGGTTTTTGAATAAACACAGTAGCTACCGTTTCTGGCAAATACAAAGTAAACCTGACCTTACATAGTACACTTTAAGCAGCACAGTTACAGAATTCAGATCAAACTCCGGTACCTCTTGACAGGGGTCATCATCCAGCTGCTGAAATCTTCTCTTGACTGTGCGgcctgatgatgtcacagtgactTGGGAGGTAGGCTGCAGGGATGGACAGCAGAAACATTACATTTCGAGGTTACTGCATGGAGTGCTACCACCAATGACAGCATAGTCAGTATATAAAATAGTAGGAAACTTACAATGTTTCGGCTGGTTGTCATAGAGAAATCCTTCACTACCTTTGATGGCAAAGCACTGTTCAGTTCACCAAGGATTTTTAGAACacttgaataaaaaaagaataatttgCAAGTCAGATGAATGTGTGGCAGAATATATGTTATGTAAATGTAAGAAGCACTCACTTTATTGTTGTAGGTCCAACATGGATGATTCTGCCTGAATCGTCTGGGTGGAAGAAGATCTTGTCACTCTCTATAGACCAGCAGTCCATGTTCTGTATTCCATTTGTTGCCTCATTTCACAAAATTATAAATGTGCAATAATTTAATACCAAATGTACACAAGAACCTTTTAGCTTCCTCTAGCAATTCTTGAAAAGACTGACAAAAGAAAGTGAtgtgttgattgattgatacaTGGATCAAAACCTGGAATAATCAAGGTAAAAATACAGACGCCTGTTTTACAGATAAAGCCGAGATCCAACACAAAATTAGGTTTGTGTGGATTTGAAAAGTGATTTCAGGTTTGTGTCTGCTCCGCTTGCTGCTGAatacaaactgtcagaaacataTGTGGTCCTTCTAGCCCAGACACACTTAATAGGCTCTGCCCAATTTGTTGGCAGTTAGTTTAGTCTGGAACCATCTTTCCATCATAGTCTGTTGTGTGTTACATTTAGCACCTAAATTTCCACTTCCACATCACTAAAATATGATATCGTATTGTATATCTGCTGAGGGCTCTATGGAAATTTCGACACTCAGTGTTTCGCAATGAACAGCTGCTCATTGATTTGCCATTTAAGGGGGTTCAGTCTCTGTGAAGCATTTTGAGACAAtatctgattgtaaaatgcactatataaataaaattgaatagAACTGAGTTGAATTTAGACTGTTTTAAATAcaaatactgtattttttaaCAAAGGTAGAGGATTCTTTGAACATACCATGGTTCCATCCTGGAGTGAGCAGATGTGGTGAACCCCTTTGTGCTTTAATTTTGGTGGCGTGTAGATGTAGTGCCACGGGTGGCCTCCAATCTGGACACCACTGTTTGAGCATGACACCTCAAAAAGTACTGGGGGACAATCTGTGCagtaatgagaaaaaaacatggaaaatatCTTGCTCACACTCTAAGTTGGTTTATTAAAATCTTTAACACAACATGTTGCTGGTCTAAGCAGACCCACCTGTGATCTGGATGTTTACTGGGATACCAAATGGAGCATCTCCCACTATTTTGCTTCCAAGAAGTGGACTCTGCCTTCCAAGTGTTAAGTCCTCGATCAAGTactgaaaataaagacaaacgTAATCAGGTACACAAAATTAATACGACTGAACATCTAAATACTTAAATACTTTGTACAATTTTAAATCTAAAGGTTTAATTAATCCGAATCAGAAATACTAAAGCAGTATAGTTTAGGGATAAAGAGAAGCATACCCTTTGGATAATGTGCTCACAGCTGTACAGTTTCACTGACTGGTTGCTGTGTGACACAGCAAGGACACCTTGACATAGAACAACATCTGTAACACCGTTTCCAAACACCTGattgaaataaaatcacatatTAAAACCATCCAACAAACAGGGACACcgttgaaaataaataaatactgctGCATACCCTTTTGTTGATTTCAAAAATGCCAACAATTTGCAAAGGGAAAATGTGAAAAATTGCCAGGTGCATCACTGTATTTTGACTGATACCTGCCtgtgggaaaaaacaaaactgtcacCCTCTCTAAATTTGAGATGCTTTTATGGGACAAACAGTAAA
It contains:
- the dcaf17 gene encoding DDB1- and CUL4-associated factor 17; this encodes MALYSTTRTINAAELLSRRRRGIGDAGTLIRHNMKLLRGLLLQQNREFIKVWSKTSKSTIKYENGRIYFENYQNCYSCVHAEPQSLYKLPNRSKQEKIEDALLCQSPLDKTLSSPSDHKPSLLVLTANNWLYRLSAETGKELQGVYLSSKFKFKYLGWDVAQERFYVKTVQNKETPLARQAGISQNTVMHLAIFHIFPLQIVGIFEINKRVFGNGVTDVVLCQGVLAVSHSNQSVKLYSCEHIIQRYLIEDLTLGRQSPLLGSKIVGDAPFGIPVNIQITDCPPVLFEVSCSNSGVQIGGHPWHYIYTPPKLKHKGVHHICSLQDGTMATNGIQNMDCWSIESDKIFFHPDDSGRIIHVGPTTINVLKILGELNSALPSKVVKDFSMTTSRNIPTSQVTVTSSGRTVKRRFQQLDDDPCQETIRLMEYEDELDLLAIVITNGEEGEGRAHIRLHDNLSGQLQRQIDLAELWDETYQHKLFFDKDTIVHIEQINTNFCCHVYKLKTTCT